CTAATCAAGTATTCACAAGCGAGCCCTCCAGGTAATAGTCACATTTATACTTGACAAAGAACTTCAGGGTCTTCCTTCTAAAGAAGAGCTACCTACTGGTGGAAGAGACCAGCCCACCCACAGTCATATAAAGATCAGCGGGCATATTCATTTACTAAATCTCCTGTGACAAATCACATAAACTTaaaacaacaagtttattctTCCACAATTCTGGATGCCAGAAGTCCCGATTCAAGGTATCaacagggttggttccttctggggcTCTGAGAGAAAATCCATTCCATGCCTCTGTCTTAGCTTCGGGTGTTGCTGGCAACCATTGGTATTCTTTGGCTTGTAGCTATGTATAACTCCAATCTATTCACAGTGCCTTTTTcaatgtgtgtctctgtgtctcaaatttccctctcttctctcttatGAGGACATCAgtcactggattagggcccaaccTTAATCCAGGATGACCTTGTCTTGAGATCCTTATCTTAATTACAACTAtgaagatcctatttccaaataagttcacatcCACAGGTACTGTGtgttgaggggagggtagaggtgggtggaggaggatTAGGACTTGGCTATATCTCCTGGAGGAACATAATGCCTTTGTAGCAGGGTATTCTGGGGCCCCACAAGTCACATACTTAGGCTACTTGAGATCACTCCCCCAAGTGCAGAGGTCTGTGCTTTGCTATCTCACCAATTTCTCTGGGAAGGCTTTATGGGGCTATTTTTACAgctacataaaaaggaaaatacttgCAATCTAGACTTATGTTCATTCATTATTTAGCaagaatatttctcaaaaaaaaatcacaaaacaggaaaaagcTATAGGTCAACTAATTCCTGGTCTTCCAAGGGTTGAGTTGTATTCGTGGCAGGGGGTGTTGCCAAGCAGGGGGGATTCTCTGCTTGGAAGTGTGCAGAGAGGGGATCCAAGGGCACTTCTGTGGCAGTTTGTGGTTTATAGCTCTTTCCAAGCGACGAGGGCAACTGAGTCATCTTTAAACCCTAGGAGCCTCATGGGGTTTTGCTCATTTTGGAGTCTGTTCTTAGATATCCTAAGTCCTTTTGAAAGAGAGGGGTCATGTAcaatcacacaaataaataaataagggaagAAACATTCTGACCCTCTCTTCCCTGGGAGCTGCCAAGGGCAGAGGCACTGTCATGCCCTAAGTCATCCAAAAACCACAACTCCTGGAAGCCCACCTCCTCTGACTATTTCTCTTGGTTCATCCTCAACTCCAAATACCTGTAATTTAATGCTACACAACCTTTATGCATCCTGCTGCTTACACCACCCCCTCACAACTTCCCAGCATGACTCCTGCTGAGCCAGCCACTCCTGTTTCCTTCTCGTTCCCCTCCTCTGGCTCTCCTTCCTTTTTACACTGGACACATGACCTGCTCaaccccattttattgatgaagaaactgaggctcccagaggtGACATACCTTGCCCTCCAGGGTCTGAATGTTTTTTGCTCATTATGTCctcacttcaataaaattaaccttgcagatgagaagtacccatcatgcactgacactATGACACTTcagatccagactaaataaggagaAAAACACCTCCTtccttcgggaaggtggagctgggatgaaaatcagggaataagaCCCCAAATCCTTCCCTCTGCAATacatattccgcccattcatttttacaccctgtgtaaccaacttgccaaagaaactcagtgcagttgttcacctgagcctgcccgctctccccgaGAGCAtcctatccatcccttaataaatccccactttactttcttaacctctgcatctcatctctgaattctttctgccacGAGACAAGAAACTAATCACTGGCAACAAAGCCTTGGAGAGGTGACCTGCTTTTCAAAGCCACTTTTCAGGAAGGAGCGGCCAGCAGGTGGGGGATTTCACAGCATCTTATGCTAGCCTAGCGACATggtggctggagggtgggggacaCTCTCATCATCTGACGGATGGTGGAGGTGTACGGTGAGGGGTAGCCAGTGGTCACGAGATGGAACATGATGGAAGGGGACCAGCAGGGCCTTCCTGGCCAGAGAGCCCTGGGCTTGGGTCCATTcacatcacctgagccttcatcTCATTTGAATACTGGGCACGGTAATCCCTACTACACAGCCAGGAGGTGTAGTCCTCACCTCAAGGCCCTGTGGGGTGAAATTCAAAACTGAAGCAAAGAACCAGCGTAGAAGCCCTGCCCTGCAAGTTCTCCGCAAGTGATGGCCATTAACCAGAGGCCACGTCTTTGGTGGGCAGACAGGCCTTGGGTCCACCTTGTCACTCCAGTGTTTCCCTCCCAACTGCACTGGCTGGAGACCATCACAGCACAATCTTAGCGGAGTGCACCTGCCAAGGGCCAGATCATGCTATCTTTATAAGGCTTCCTTGGGCTCAGGTCCTCTCTTCCAGGATTCTGGCCGGCAGTGAGGCAGCAACACGGTGCCTGAGCAAATGTCTGCAAGGTCCTGGCTGCTTCTGACAAGCTAGAAACAGGGCAGGATCCCCAGCAGGTGCTTTTCTtacccacaccctctccagagtTACCCAAGGAGTGATAACTTGCTTTTGGACTAGGTCCTTGACTCTGATGTTGCAACAGATATTTCCAGGGACAAAAATGGGTTTGAAAGAGGGTGGGAGAAAATTCCTGATACAGTGGCACACCCTGGGGCACCTACTCTATGCCAGGAGTGTCTCACACTCTGGGTAGGTGCACTAGGCCTGACCCTGGAGCCAGGTCTGTTTGGATAAGAACCATGCCTTGGACTCTAAggttgtttttcctttggtttacTCCTGAAACAGCCAATAACTGAGCAAAGATGATCCAAACATGAGTACAGGTGAGTGGCCATGGCTCCCTACTGCCTCCCTTgggactcacagatgtagagagcTGGGTGGTCTTGGCAGCCTGAGTGGCGTGGGGCCGGGTGGGATGAGAGCAGACTGGGCTTCCTGCCTTGTCCGCCCTCAGCACCTGGAAAAGATCCTGCATAAATAACACTGCTACTCAGGACGTCACCTCCCTGGGCCGTGTCTGGGCGGCCCTTGACCCCATTGCTTTGTTGGAGCGACCTTTCCATCTAGATCTGAGCTTTGGGGTTtagtctttccctggcagcctgggcTGGAACTGTAGGATTTGCCATTCTCAGTAATTGTTGATACAGACTGACCATCAATGCCTTTGACTTTGTTGACTCCCCAGCGGCTCCCAATCACCCACCTATGGTCAAATTCTGCACTTTTCAACTTCGTTGTCCACTTCCCACTACCAAGTCCCACTCTGCATTGAAGGCATGCCATACTCCAGCCGTACCAGACAGCCATCCTCCCTGCCACCTGTCTTTCCCCCCACAGCGCTGTTCACACCTGTGAGACCACCATGGCTGGGACTGGCATCTGAACCAGGGAGATCTGCACTTGAGTGCTGGTTCTGAGTTTATGtaccagctgagtgaccttgggcaagttactctaAGGCCTCACTGTTCTGGGGCAAGACTGAGCTATGTCTCAGACTAGGGCACAGGCtttggaggggaggatggagagctGCCCAGCCTCAGAGAGCATCTTCTTAATTCCTTTCAGCCTCAGcattcctcacctgcaaaatgggaaaagCACCATCTCCCTCGCTGGACCGTGAAAGTGATGGAAGGGGAACATCTGGCGAGGAGGGTCTGACAGCTGTCTCGTCTTTCTCTTCAACTAACTGCATCCTCCAAAGTCAAGCTCCAGCCTTTCTTCTCTAATCTTAACCCCTTGCCCCACACCCCCCTCCAGGTCCTGATCGCCCTTCTCTCTGCTGAGCCCTCACTCCCCCGACTTGTTTTTGCCGGCTCAGCTGCCTGTGGTCAAGCTTCCCTGGAGACTCTGGGAATGCCCCACACAGCCTAACATTTCACCCTGATGGGGGCTTCTTCTCGTTTGCTCTGCAGCCATGGACTGGTTGGACCTCAGACAAACTTCAAATGCTCATCAACACTGCCTTGTTCAGAGCATGAGGCCAGCAGTGCTCCCGACAGAGGGCTGGCAGGACCTGCAGAATGACGGTTCCGCCCACCTGATCAGTGCAGCTGGAGTtgggagaaggtgggagaggcTACTTCTATAACCCTTCTCCCCACGAGAGGTGAGCACGTGCCAGGCCTGGAACAGGTGGGACCACCTGCTCCGGCCTCCAGCAGAGGatagaggagggtgggaaggctaAGCGCAAACACTTCCAGATAAATTCTTAAGCAAGTGAGGAAGACAGACTGGAACAGAGGAGGAAATCATTTCAAGAACCCAGGTTACCAAAGGCTTAAAGTAACAAAGGTACTTTTAATTGATCTTCAGATTAAAAACTACTCTGCGATGGTCAGTAACCATTCCAGCCCCTAGTCTGTTCGAGCCCTATCCTGGGCTGTCTTGAGCAATAGGGTTAACTGGTTATTTATTAACTTCATCCACAGTGTTAGAAAAACAAGGCATTATATCAGTTTAGATGAAATGTGTGGCTGGCAGCCAAATCCAGTCCCTTACATTCcgtattttttctttagttcttctaCTTTGTTGACGTAAGCTTTCATGGCATCTTCCTTGGAAGTCCCTGTAAGGCATTGACAAGGTTATTTGTCAGAGAGGCGGCATGGTAGAAAGGCAGCAGACTTAACAGAGCCCTGGTTTAgggctctgaggctcagtttctcaCCTGGGAGGGGCGGTTCTACTATCTCCACCTCACAGACCTGGCCACGGTTCGACTTAAAGTCCTCAAGGAGGAGCCTGGCCCACAGGGAATGCTCCAGAAAGCACTGAGCCCCCTGATGTGTGTGCAGCTGTCCTGAGGCCTGTCACTGGCCTGCTGGCCACGTGAGGGCCCCACTGTCGTGTCCGATTGAACATGGGGAGCTGCACTAACTGTTGGTCCTGTTGAGTCTCACGATTGGTTCTCACCAAACAAGTATTTTTCTGTCAGGCTCTTATCTCCCAGAGCTGTTAAGCTGccagtggcaaaaaaaaaaaaaaaaaaaaaaaaacccaaacaaagccaggcaccctcttctccccagagAGAAGCTCTGAGCAAAGTTTTGAGAACTCTGAGCTGGCTCTTGGAGGGGATACAAAGGGTGAGAGCCCCCAGACAGTGATGCCCAGTTTCCTGGGTTCTGTGGCGAAAGAGAGATGCCCACGGGCAAGTATGTGGGGTCTGAGAATGGCATGGAAATGCCCAATGGGAATGGACAGCCGGACAGGCATTCCTGTTCCAGTTACTGACAAATCCTAGGAGTGTGGTTATTGTTCTCTGGCCCCTTTTGAATTCAAGGGTTTCTCATTTGAAGGGAGACAGAGGGCTTATTCAGAAACCAGCTAGCTAGGGCACAAAAGCTGGCGGGCACTTTAGTGCCAACTTTTGGGTCTTGCTGCTGCAGGTGGCACGTGATTAAGTTGGAGCCGGGATACTTCTTGGCTGAAGTCGCTTAGCATAGAATAGCCCCATTCACCGAGCCTACGATGTGCCAGCAGCTTGCCATGCATTAGCTCATTCCTCTTTATGTGCCTTTCTGGCCGAAGGGGAACTGGGGAGGGCAGCTTGGACTAGAGGGTCACTGCCTGGTcttgtgggggagagggaggtgtgggCAGGAAACCACCCCTTATGGATACATATAAAGCCCAAGCCAACTCTATCGCCTCCCCATCTATTGGCCtggtccccagtccctcccctttctccagaTGACCCCGCGGCTCTGAGATGGGGCTTTTGGAAAAGGCATGAATGGTATTGGGAGAAAAATTAGGTGGCCTAGTTTTTTTCCATTCTGGCCCAGGTCAAACTGGTTCCCCAGCATGTGCCTCTTCCACTGCGTTCTCTCCCCGCACCTCTTACACTCCTTAATGACGAGTGTTTCACTGCCGGGCTTTCCAAATGAAGGATACGGATTAGAGCAATTACCTTTCAGCTCATTCCAGGCATCCCACTTGGCCTTGCCTTTGAAGTCCAACATTCCAGGCCGTTCTTAaacaagggaaggaaagagattaGATCTGCTGCAAGTTCTGATGGAGACCTTGATCAGTTTTCTTGCCATGAATACCAACTTTGATTACATCTATTCCTTCTAGGTAGGCTATTAAATGAGTCTAGTATGGCGGGTTCTGCCTTCAGAAATCCACACGTACAGAAATCCAAACTTAAGATCTAGAGAAAATAGGAGGAAAACTGCTCTCATTACTAAAGAGTCCTTGtcttttaagttaaataaatccaaaatgtctccttt
The genomic region above belongs to Camelus ferus isolate YT-003-E chromosome 5, BCGSAC_Cfer_1.0, whole genome shotgun sequence and contains:
- the DBI gene encoding acyl-CoA-binding protein isoform X1, with the translated sequence MSQAEFEKAAEEVKHLKTKPADDEMLFIYSHYKQATVGDVNTERPGMLDFKGKAKWDAWNELKGTSKEDAMKAYVNKVEELKKKYGM
- the DBI gene encoding acyl-CoA-binding protein isoform X2 — encoded protein: MLFIYSHYKQATVGDVNTERPGMLDFKGKAKWDAWNELKGTSKEDAMKAYVNKVEELKKKYGM